A stretch of Allostreptomyces psammosilenae DNA encodes these proteins:
- a CDS encoding SpoIIE family protein phosphatase: MEGMQTAGEGPRILDPAPIAIALTSGPDHVLIYVNPEARRLFGDRPRGLPIRTAFADFGPAAIFTVMDHVYATKSAERISAAPLMYTPPSGTTPTRRYFTYSCSPASLPGREPGLMVAGLDVTEQITAAQRVNQLAEEHHRALRRYQSLVLATAQAVWVSDADGSLVEPSEQWAELTGQSVKQAGDEGGRNGEGWAEAIHPDDRQGFWETWLRALSQPPEVVEHTYRLRLASGAYRHYRDRAVPIREDGTVVEWVGTSTDIEREWQQQRRDDLLSRAAATADHTRLEDMLTALTKVIVPELTDGCGIYLLPEAADRSPHAPPTAKYATAITREGLPNLPDMWMVEPAAGDVLERVVREHRTVHHTFPPGQPPDSLTPPELAPWLRDSCANSVLLLPVVVDGVVAAVAGAVNCAGREPITAADVRLLADLLEHARGPLNNALNLRRTQRVALELQRGLLTDPPEVPGALIASRYRPSPSSDEVGGDWYDAFVLPDGALALTIGDVVGHDLTAANAMGQLRSMLRAIAYQGGESPAKVLTGLDSAATGLGVTTLATVVHARLSRDPDGWRVTWSNAGHLPPLLLHPDGTHEQLMGRSSEPVLCVAPGLERTDHVARVPTGSTLLLYTDGLVETPQGHLDHNISRLARQAARATHLSVEDLCDHLLTWAPDNHDDVALLAFHATG, from the coding sequence ATGGAAGGCATGCAGACGGCCGGTGAGGGACCCCGGATCCTCGACCCCGCGCCGATAGCGATCGCGCTGACCAGCGGCCCCGACCACGTGCTGATCTACGTCAACCCCGAGGCGCGGCGCCTGTTCGGGGACCGCCCTCGCGGACTGCCCATCCGCACCGCCTTCGCCGACTTCGGGCCGGCCGCCATCTTCACCGTGATGGACCACGTGTACGCCACGAAGTCCGCGGAACGCATCTCCGCCGCCCCGCTGATGTACACGCCCCCGAGTGGGACCACACCCACCCGGCGCTACTTCACCTACAGCTGCTCGCCGGCCTCGCTGCCCGGACGCGAGCCGGGACTGATGGTCGCCGGGCTCGACGTCACCGAGCAGATCACCGCGGCGCAGCGCGTCAACCAGCTCGCCGAGGAACACCACCGCGCCCTGCGCCGCTACCAGAGCCTGGTGCTGGCCACCGCACAGGCCGTGTGGGTGTCCGATGCCGACGGCTCGCTGGTCGAGCCCAGCGAGCAGTGGGCGGAGCTGACCGGCCAGTCGGTGAAGCAGGCCGGCGACGAGGGTGGGCGGAACGGGGAGGGCTGGGCCGAGGCCATCCACCCGGACGACCGGCAGGGGTTCTGGGAGACCTGGCTGCGGGCGCTGTCCCAGCCGCCGGAGGTGGTCGAGCACACCTACCGGCTGCGGCTGGCGTCCGGCGCGTACCGGCACTACCGGGACCGGGCCGTCCCCATCCGGGAGGACGGCACCGTGGTGGAGTGGGTCGGGACCAGCACCGACATCGAGCGGGAATGGCAGCAGCAACGGCGCGACGACCTGCTCTCCCGGGCGGCGGCCACCGCCGACCACACCCGTCTGGAGGACATGCTCACCGCGCTGACCAAGGTGATCGTGCCCGAGCTGACCGACGGCTGTGGGATCTACCTGCTGCCGGAGGCCGCCGACCGCTCCCCGCACGCCCCGCCCACGGCCAAGTACGCCACCGCCATCACCCGGGAGGGGCTGCCGAACCTGCCCGACATGTGGATGGTGGAGCCCGCCGCCGGGGACGTGCTGGAACGGGTGGTGCGGGAACACCGCACCGTCCACCACACCTTCCCGCCGGGCCAGCCACCGGACAGCCTCACCCCGCCCGAACTCGCGCCCTGGCTGCGGGACAGCTGTGCCAACAGCGTGCTGCTGCTGCCCGTGGTGGTCGACGGCGTCGTCGCCGCGGTGGCGGGGGCCGTCAACTGCGCGGGGCGTGAACCGATCACGGCCGCCGACGTCCGGCTGCTCGCCGACCTCCTGGAGCACGCGCGGGGACCGCTCAACAACGCGCTGAACCTCCGGCGCACCCAGCGGGTGGCCCTGGAACTGCAACGCGGCCTGCTCACCGACCCGCCCGAGGTGCCCGGGGCGCTGATCGCCTCCCGCTACCGGCCGAGCCCCAGCTCCGACGAGGTCGGCGGTGACTGGTACGACGCCTTCGTGCTGCCGGACGGAGCGCTCGCCCTGACCATCGGCGACGTCGTGGGCCACGACCTCACCGCGGCCAACGCCATGGGACAGCTGCGCAGCATGCTGCGCGCCATCGCCTACCAGGGCGGCGAGAGCCCCGCGAAGGTGCTGACCGGGCTCGACAGCGCGGCCACCGGGCTCGGCGTCACCACGCTGGCCACCGTCGTGCACGCCCGGCTCAGCCGCGATCCCGATGGCTGGCGGGTGACCTGGTCCAACGCCGGGCACCTGCCGCCGCTGCTGCTGCACCCGGACGGCACGCACGAGCAGCTGATGGGGCGGTCGTCGGAGCCCGTGCTGTGCGTGGCGCCGGGCCTGGAGCGCACCGACCACGTGGCGCGGGTGCCGACCGGATCGACCCTGCTGCTGTACACCGACGGGCTCGTGGAGACGCCGCAGGGACACCTCGACCACAACATCTCCCGCCTCGCCCGGCAGGCCGCCCGCGCGACCCACCTGTCGGTGGAGGACCTGTGCGACCATCTGCTCACCTGGGCCCCGGACAACCACGACGACGTCGCTCTGCTGGCCTTCCACGCCACGGGGTGA
- a CDS encoding CitMHS family transporter, translating to MLALVGTVMIAVFMYLIMGRRLSPMVCLIVVPAAFAVFTGHAAELGTMVGDGITSLAPTAAMLMFAILYFGVMIDAGLFDPIARAVVRFTRNDPLRLLVGTVALVAVVSLDGDGSTTFMITVSALLPIYRRLGMSVVLMTGLAGITNGILNTAPWGGPTARAASALGVDPGEVFVPMLPALGVGLLAVFALAYVIGLRERRRLGRIDLPSAAPAGDSRLLKDAEHAEREPAGVLVGVGAGAGSAGAGSLGAGSPGAGLGGGRRGLAGASAAAAGDAAVDDDVLDPDRPSLRPRLLWFNATLTVALMVLLILGVLPIPVLFMLASAVALMVNYPSLADQRARIVAHSDSILSVVAMVFAAAVFTGVLSGTGMVEAMAQALLSVIPDSMGPYLTIITGLLSIPLTFLMSNDAFYFGVVPVIAETAAAHGISDVEIARASLVGQPVHMLSPLVPAVYVLIGLARVELADHHRFAIKWGALASLVILAAGVLFGTM from the coding sequence ATGCTGGCGCTCGTCGGCACGGTGATGATCGCCGTGTTCATGTACCTGATCATGGGCAGGCGGCTCTCGCCCATGGTGTGCCTGATCGTGGTCCCCGCCGCGTTCGCCGTGTTCACCGGACACGCGGCGGAACTGGGCACCATGGTGGGCGACGGGATCACCTCGCTCGCGCCCACCGCGGCGATGCTGATGTTCGCCATCCTCTACTTCGGCGTGATGATCGACGCCGGGCTGTTCGACCCGATCGCCCGCGCCGTCGTGCGCTTCACCCGCAACGACCCGCTGCGGCTGCTCGTCGGCACGGTGGCGCTGGTCGCCGTGGTCTCGCTGGACGGCGACGGCTCCACCACGTTCATGATCACGGTGTCCGCGCTGCTGCCGATCTACCGGCGGCTCGGCATGTCCGTGGTGCTGATGACCGGCCTGGCCGGGATCACCAACGGCATCCTCAACACCGCCCCGTGGGGCGGACCCACGGCCCGGGCGGCCAGCGCGCTCGGCGTGGACCCGGGCGAGGTGTTCGTGCCGATGCTGCCCGCGCTCGGCGTCGGCCTGCTCGCCGTCTTCGCCCTCGCCTACGTCATCGGACTGCGGGAGCGCCGCCGGCTCGGCCGCATCGACCTGCCCTCCGCCGCCCCGGCGGGCGACTCCCGGCTGCTGAAGGACGCGGAGCACGCCGAGCGCGAGCCGGCGGGCGTGCTCGTCGGGGTGGGTGCCGGCGCGGGTTCCGCGGGGGCGGGCTCCCTGGGTGCGGGTTCCCCGGGTGCCGGCCTGGGTGGCGGTCGCCGGGGACTGGCCGGGGCGTCCGCCGCGGCGGCAGGGGACGCCGCCGTCGACGACGACGTGCTGGACCCGGACCGCCCCAGCCTCCGCCCCCGGCTGCTGTGGTTCAACGCCACGCTGACCGTGGCCCTGATGGTGCTGCTGATCCTCGGCGTGCTGCCCATCCCGGTGCTGTTCATGCTGGCCTCCGCCGTGGCGCTGATGGTCAACTATCCGAGCCTGGCCGACCAGCGCGCCCGGATCGTCGCCCACTCCGACAGCATCCTGTCCGTGGTCGCCATGGTGTTCGCCGCGGCCGTCTTCACCGGCGTGCTCTCCGGCACCGGCATGGTGGAGGCGATGGCCCAGGCCCTGCTCTCGGTGATCCCGGACTCCATGGGCCCCTACCTGACCATCATCACCGGCCTGCTCTCCATCCCGCTGACCTTCCTGATGAGCAACGACGCCTTCTACTTCGGCGTCGTGCCGGTGATCGCCGAGACGGCCGCCGCCCACGGCATCAGCGACGTGGAGATCGCCCGCGCCTCGCTGGTGGGCCAGCCCGTGCACATGCTCAGCCCGCTGGTGCCGGCCGTCTACGTGCTGATCGGACTCGCCCGGGTCGAACTCGCCGACCACCACCGGTTCGCCATCAAGTGGGGTGCCCTGGCCTCCCTGGTCATCCTGGCGGCCGGGGTGCTGTTCGGGACCATGTGA
- a CDS encoding methyltransferase domain-containing protein yields the protein MSTHPIPSPIPSPAPGRAPAHPSDDTGALISRLDAVDERPDARALRQRSYALLGAGPGSRVVDVGCGAGRAVAELTELGARAVGVDVDPRMLGTARRRWPAADFRQADAGRLPFADGSLDGYRAEKVYHVLDAPARAAEEARRVLAPGGRAVLIGQDWDALVVDADDAELTRAIVHARADQLPSPRASRGYRGLLLDAGFRDVAVEAHTSVFTEPELLPMALGLAEAARAAGAIGPEQARAWCAEQTRRARTGRLLLAVPIFLAAGRRPA from the coding sequence ATGTCCACGCACCCCATCCCCAGCCCCATCCCGAGCCCCGCCCCCGGCCGCGCCCCGGCCCACCCGTCCGACGACACCGGCGCCCTGATCAGTCGTCTGGACGCGGTGGACGAGCGGCCCGACGCCCGCGCCCTGCGACAACGCTCCTACGCCCTGCTGGGCGCCGGACCGGGCAGCCGCGTCGTGGACGTGGGCTGTGGCGCCGGACGCGCCGTCGCGGAGCTGACCGAGCTGGGGGCACGGGCCGTCGGCGTCGACGTCGACCCGCGGATGCTCGGCACCGCCCGGCGGCGCTGGCCCGCGGCCGACTTCCGTCAGGCGGACGCCGGTCGGCTCCCCTTCGCGGACGGCTCGCTGGACGGCTACCGGGCCGAGAAGGTCTACCACGTCCTCGACGCCCCCGCCCGGGCGGCCGAGGAGGCGCGCCGGGTGCTGGCCCCCGGCGGCCGTGCCGTCCTGATCGGGCAGGACTGGGACGCGCTCGTCGTCGACGCCGACGACGCGGAGCTGACCCGCGCCATCGTGCACGCCCGCGCCGACCAGCTGCCCAGCCCCCGGGCGTCCCGTGGCTACCGCGGCCTGCTCCTCGACGCCGGTTTCCGGGACGTCGCCGTCGAGGCGCACACCAGCGTCTTCACCGAGCCGGAGCTGCTCCCGATGGCCCTCGGACTGGCCGAGGCGGCACGCGCGGCCGGCGCCATCGGCCCGGAGCAGGCCCGCGCCTGGTGCGCGGAGCAGACCCGGCGGGCGCGGACCGGACGGCTCCTGCTGGCCGTCCCGATCTTCCTGGCCGCCGGCCGGCGCCCGGCCTAG
- a CDS encoding response regulator produces the protein MDVLVVDDDFMVARINRGFVEKVPGFRVVGTVHSGREAVEAAERLRPDLVLLDIYLPDLHGIEVLRAIRERAPEVDVLVITAARESATVLDAMRGGAVHYLIKPFAFDDLRTRLEHFRDVRGSLGEAAARQADVDRVFGTPAAPPVARGLPKGLSAETAELVRGALRAADRGLSAAECAAELGVSRVSARRYLEHFASRGQAVVRLRYGTTGRPERRYHWQGTGE, from the coding sequence ATGGACGTGCTGGTGGTGGACGACGACTTCATGGTCGCCCGGATCAACCGTGGATTCGTCGAGAAGGTGCCCGGCTTCCGGGTGGTCGGCACGGTGCACAGCGGCCGGGAGGCGGTGGAGGCGGCCGAGCGGCTGCGCCCGGACCTCGTGCTGCTCGACATCTACCTCCCGGACCTGCACGGCATCGAGGTGCTGCGGGCGATCCGGGAGCGCGCGCCGGAGGTCGACGTGCTGGTGATCACGGCGGCCCGGGAGTCCGCCACGGTGCTGGACGCGATGCGCGGCGGCGCCGTGCACTACCTGATCAAGCCGTTCGCCTTCGATGACCTGCGGACCCGCCTGGAGCACTTCCGCGACGTGCGCGGCAGCCTCGGCGAGGCGGCGGCCCGCCAGGCCGACGTCGACCGGGTGTTCGGCACGCCGGCCGCGCCCCCGGTGGCCCGTGGCCTGCCCAAGGGACTGAGCGCGGAGACGGCGGAGCTTGTGCGCGGCGCCCTGCGCGCGGCGGACCGTGGTCTCTCGGCGGCCGAGTGCGCCGCCGAGCTGGGCGTCTCCCGGGTCAGCGCGCGGCGTTACCTGGAGCACTTCGCCAGCCGTGGCCAGGCCGTGGTGCGGCTGCGCTACGGCACCACCGGCCGCCCCGAGCGCCGCTACCACTGGCAGGGCACCGGGGAGTGA
- a CDS encoding MFS transporter, producing the protein MLSTFGDTAMLLVAGIWVKQLTGSDSLAALVQVCVWGPTLFGPLLGRLVDRFPRRAFLVALNLVMAALLPALFLVREERQVWVVFAVMVLYGANYVLSGAAEPALLSLLVPAEALGGLHGVRMAVAESCKLLAPAVGAGLFAWQGAPPVVALDAATFVAAAVLLTRVRVVEPPRKPEDGAEREWWRRNRPGRRPPRATARLGDDPVLRRVVPAAAVALVGCWLRQPMLFAVVDEGLGRPATFLGVLTTLQGAGSVAAGLSTGWATRRWGEVRTVVLGMLVASVGVLLSLPPWTPAVALSSLLWGFGVPWILAGALTLVQVRTAPAVQGRMVATATSLLYGSNGPVMVLATVLLARTHHAPPLAVTGLLGLAATAWVFPLARRRGRRERTGRQAASPVVE; encoded by the coding sequence TTGCTGTCCACCTTCGGGGACACCGCGATGCTGCTGGTCGCCGGTATCTGGGTGAAGCAGTTGACCGGTAGCGACAGCCTGGCCGCGCTGGTCCAGGTGTGCGTGTGGGGTCCGACGCTGTTCGGTCCGCTGCTGGGCCGGCTGGTGGACCGTTTCCCCCGGCGTGCCTTCCTGGTGGCGCTCAACCTGGTGATGGCGGCGCTGCTGCCGGCGCTGTTCCTGGTGCGGGAGGAGCGGCAGGTGTGGGTGGTGTTCGCCGTGATGGTGCTCTACGGGGCGAACTATGTGCTCTCCGGGGCGGCGGAGCCGGCGCTGCTCAGCCTGCTGGTGCCGGCGGAGGCGCTGGGCGGCCTGCACGGGGTGCGGATGGCGGTGGCCGAGAGCTGCAAACTGCTGGCCCCGGCGGTCGGCGCGGGTCTGTTCGCCTGGCAGGGGGCGCCTCCGGTGGTCGCACTGGACGCCGCCACCTTCGTGGCCGCGGCGGTGCTGCTGACCCGCGTGCGGGTGGTCGAGCCGCCCCGCAAGCCCGAGGACGGGGCCGAGCGGGAGTGGTGGCGCCGGAACCGGCCCGGGCGGAGGCCACCGCGTGCGACGGCGCGGCTCGGCGACGATCCGGTGCTGCGCCGGGTGGTGCCGGCCGCCGCCGTGGCCCTGGTCGGCTGCTGGTTGCGCCAACCGATGCTGTTCGCCGTCGTGGACGAGGGCCTGGGCCGCCCCGCCACGTTCCTCGGGGTGCTGACCACGCTGCAGGGCGCCGGCTCGGTGGCGGCCGGGCTGTCCACGGGGTGGGCGACCCGCCGGTGGGGCGAGGTGCGGACGGTGGTGCTCGGGATGCTCGTGGCGTCGGTGGGCGTGCTGCTGTCACTGCCGCCGTGGACACCGGCGGTGGCGCTGTCCAGCCTGCTGTGGGGGTTCGGCGTGCCCTGGATACTCGCCGGCGCGCTGACGTTGGTTCAGGTCCGTACCGCGCCAGCCGTCCAGGGGCGGATGGTGGCCACGGCCACCTCGCTGCTCTACGGCTCGAACGGCCCGGTGATGGTGCTGGCGACCGTGCTGCTGGCCCGCACCCACCACGCGCCGCCGCTGGCCGTGACCGGACTCCTGGGCCTGGCGGCCACCGCCTGGGTGTTCCCCCTCGCCCGGCGGAGGGGCCGCCGGGAGCGAACGGGGCGTCAGGCCGCTTCGCCCGTCGTGGAATGA
- a CDS encoding sensor histidine kinase — protein sequence MTGRAKEPTPRGDRSRASVLRPRRSRAGTTGRPRGRHATLAGQLLAFQFVIVAAVVTAVAWVSLAQTENTFERVEGRRALAIAENVAANALLRDRLANPPDGADDGRSVDRTDRTVTAVAEDARAVSGASFVIVARPDRVVLAAPDPDDVGHPLAVIAPEALAGRAATATAEVDGARSVVAYTPVLADGGAVVGVVAVGHHYPTTWEAIAAAAPDLAVHLGVAAALGAGGSLLLARRVKRQTLGLEPRSIAALVQEREAMLGGLREGVLACDPDHRVTLVNAGARELLGLPADCVGRHLSDLGLPPEVAAALAGTPAPGSDQVLVVAGRALVVNRMPIARDGRELGSVTTLRDRSELLALQQELGSARNLTDTLRAQTHEFANQLHTISGLIQLREYDEAVRFISGLARTRARLNEDVTARVADPALAALLIAKASLAAERGVAFRLAPDTSLGRGDEQTSADLVTVVGNLVDNALDAVEPLPGASVEVLLSADADGTTTVTVRDTGPGFPEELMGQVLARGVSTKQPTAGHGARGVGLALVRMVCSRRGGTVELGNDGGAVVTVRLPPLTAATPAAEGAPAEGVFAGDVPDASDVPRSARAAARS from the coding sequence GTGACAGGGCGGGCGAAGGAGCCCACGCCGCGCGGCGACCGGTCGCGGGCCTCGGTACTCCGCCCCCGGCGCTCCCGGGCGGGGACCACCGGCCGCCCGCGCGGCCGGCACGCCACCCTGGCCGGCCAGTTGCTCGCCTTCCAGTTCGTCATCGTGGCCGCCGTGGTCACGGCCGTCGCCTGGGTCTCCCTGGCGCAGACGGAGAACACCTTCGAACGCGTCGAGGGCCGCCGGGCGCTGGCCATCGCGGAGAACGTCGCCGCGAACGCCCTGCTGCGCGACCGGCTGGCCAACCCTCCCGACGGCGCGGACGACGGGCGGTCGGTGGACCGCACGGACCGCACGGTGACCGCCGTGGCCGAGGACGCCCGCGCCGTCTCCGGTGCCTCCTTCGTGATCGTGGCCCGCCCGGACCGCGTCGTCCTGGCCGCCCCCGACCCGGACGACGTGGGGCACCCGCTCGCCGTGATCGCCCCCGAGGCGCTGGCCGGACGCGCCGCCACGGCGACCGCCGAGGTGGACGGCGCCCGCTCGGTCGTGGCCTACACCCCGGTGCTGGCCGACGGGGGCGCGGTGGTCGGCGTGGTGGCCGTCGGGCACCACTACCCCACGACCTGGGAGGCGATCGCCGCCGCCGCCCCCGACCTGGCCGTCCACCTGGGGGTGGCCGCGGCACTCGGGGCCGGCGGCTCGCTGCTGCTCGCCCGCCGGGTCAAGCGGCAGACCCTCGGCCTGGAGCCGCGCTCCATCGCCGCGCTGGTCCAGGAGCGCGAGGCCATGCTCGGCGGACTGCGCGAGGGCGTGCTGGCCTGCGACCCGGACCACCGGGTCACGCTGGTCAACGCCGGCGCCCGCGAGCTGCTGGGGCTGCCGGCGGACTGCGTCGGCCGTCACCTGTCCGACCTGGGCCTGCCACCGGAGGTCGCCGCGGCCCTCGCCGGCACGCCCGCGCCCGGCAGCGACCAGGTGCTGGTGGTGGCCGGGCGGGCGCTCGTCGTCAACCGCATGCCGATCGCCAGGGACGGCAGGGAGCTGGGCTCGGTGACCACCCTGCGGGACCGCAGCGAACTGCTGGCCCTGCAGCAGGAACTCGGCTCGGCCCGCAACCTCACCGACACCCTGCGGGCGCAGACCCACGAGTTCGCCAACCAGCTGCACACCATCTCCGGACTGATCCAGCTGCGCGAGTACGACGAGGCGGTCCGCTTCATCTCCGGGCTGGCCCGCACCCGGGCGCGGCTCAACGAGGACGTCACCGCCAGGGTCGCCGACCCGGCGCTGGCCGCCCTGCTCATCGCCAAGGCGTCCCTGGCCGCCGAACGCGGCGTGGCGTTCCGGCTCGCCCCGGACACCAGCCTGGGGCGGGGGGACGAGCAGACCTCCGCCGACCTGGTCACCGTCGTCGGCAACCTGGTGGACAACGCGCTGGACGCGGTGGAGCCGCTGCCCGGCGCCAGCGTGGAGGTGTTGCTCAGCGCCGACGCGGACGGCACGACGACGGTGACCGTGCGGGACACCGGGCCGGGGTTCCCGGAGGAGCTGATGGGACAGGTGCTGGCCCGAGGGGTGTCCACCAAGCAGCCCACCGCCGGGCACGGCGCGCGCGGCGTCGGGCTGGCGCTGGTGCGGATGGTCTGCTCGCGGCGCGGCGGCACCGTGGAACTGGGGAACGACGGCGGCGCGGTGGTCACGGTGCGCCTGCCACCGCTGACCGCCGCCACGCCGGCGGCCGAGGGGGCGCCGGCCGAGGGAGTGTTCGCGGGTGACGTCCCGGATGCTTCCGACGTCCCCCGGTCGGCGCGCGCGGCGGCGCGGTCGTGA
- a CDS encoding VOC family protein: protein MLTTRYAPGAPNWIDLTVRDLDAAAAFYGAVFGWEFLGGGPEVGGYGMFRIDGKTVAGMGPLMREGANPAWTIYFHTPDAEATAKAVEQAGGSVDMPPMDVMTLGRMAVFTDPTGAQFAVWQPGENRGLDVVDAPNTLFWTELYTTDAEAARGFYRTVFDWNLREAPVPGGGTYLLVAPSGGGEETTQGGIMQLRPENLEGETTSNWHPYFAVEDCDAVVARATERGATVLIPAVDMEGVGRFAMFMDPFDATFAVLTPATPPTTPGTT, encoded by the coding sequence ATGCTCACGACGCGCTACGCCCCGGGTGCGCCGAACTGGATCGACCTGACCGTCCGCGACCTCGACGCGGCCGCGGCCTTCTACGGTGCGGTCTTCGGCTGGGAGTTCCTCGGCGGTGGCCCGGAGGTGGGCGGCTACGGGATGTTCCGGATCGACGGGAAGACCGTCGCCGGCATGGGGCCGCTGATGCGGGAGGGTGCCAACCCGGCCTGGACGATCTACTTCCACACGCCGGACGCCGAGGCCACCGCGAAGGCGGTGGAGCAGGCCGGGGGATCGGTGGACATGCCGCCGATGGACGTGATGACCCTCGGCCGGATGGCGGTGTTCACCGATCCCACCGGCGCCCAGTTCGCGGTCTGGCAGCCGGGGGAGAACAGGGGGCTGGATGTGGTGGACGCCCCCAACACGCTGTTCTGGACGGAGCTCTACACGACGGACGCCGAGGCGGCGAGGGGCTTCTACCGCACGGTGTTCGACTGGAACCTGCGGGAGGCGCCGGTCCCGGGTGGCGGAACGTATCTTCTGGTGGCGCCGTCGGGCGGCGGGGAGGAGACCACCCAGGGCGGCATCATGCAGCTGCGGCCGGAGAACCTGGAGGGCGAGACGACCTCCAACTGGCACCCCTACTTCGCGGTGGAGGACTGCGACGCGGTCGTGGCCCGGGCGACCGAGCGCGGCGCGACGGTGCTCATTCCGGCCGTGGACATGGAGGGGGTCGGACGCTTCGCCATGTTCATGGATCCGTTCGACGCCACCTTCGCCGTGCTCACCCCGGCCACCCCTCCCACCACGCCCGGGACCACCTGA
- the prcB gene encoding proteasome subunit beta yields the protein MGVGWESTGGLPPAFTAAGSSSFLEFLSAHAPDLLPGNRALAPARDSFEAPHGTTVLAATFESGVLVAGDRRLTMGNVIAHREYEKVFPADEYSAVAIAGTAGLAVEMVRLFQLELEHYEKIEGMPLSLDGKANRLTAMVRGNLDMAMRGLSVVPLFAGYDLDQARGRVFSYDVTGGRTEERTFAVTGSGSVYARGALKKLYREGMSEQDAVTVAVQALYDAADEDTATGGPDLTRALFPLVTVVTEDGYRRLSTDEVADVARAVVDRRRSAPDGPRAPLL from the coding sequence ATGGGAGTCGGTTGGGAGAGCACGGGCGGGCTGCCGCCCGCCTTCACGGCGGCCGGATCGTCGTCCTTCCTGGAGTTCCTGTCGGCGCACGCCCCCGACCTGCTCCCCGGCAACCGGGCGCTCGCTCCGGCACGGGACTCCTTCGAGGCGCCGCACGGCACCACGGTGCTGGCGGCGACGTTCGAGTCGGGCGTACTGGTCGCCGGCGACCGGCGCCTGACGATGGGGAACGTCATCGCCCACCGCGAGTACGAGAAGGTCTTCCCCGCGGACGAGTACTCCGCCGTCGCCATCGCCGGCACCGCCGGACTGGCGGTGGAGATGGTGCGGCTCTTCCAGCTCGAACTGGAGCACTACGAGAAGATCGAGGGCATGCCGCTGTCCCTCGACGGCAAGGCCAACCGCCTCACCGCGATGGTCCGCGGCAACCTCGACATGGCGATGCGGGGCCTGTCGGTGGTCCCGCTGTTCGCCGGTTACGACCTCGACCAGGCCAGGGGCCGCGTCTTCTCCTACGACGTCACGGGCGGCCGGACGGAGGAGCGGACGTTCGCCGTCACCGGCTCCGGCTCGGTGTACGCGCGCGGCGCCCTGAAGAAGCTCTACCGCGAGGGGATGTCGGAGCAGGACGCGGTCACCGTCGCCGTCCAGGCGCTCTACGACGCCGCCGACGAGGACACGGCCACCGGCGGCCCGGACCTCACCCGGGCGCTGTTCCCCCTGGTCACCGTGGTCACGGAGGACGGCTACCGCAGGCTCTCCACCGACGAGGTCGCCGACGTCGCCCGCGCGGTCGTCGACCGGCGTCGGAGCGCGCCGGACGGCCCGCGCGCGCCGCTCCTGTAG
- a CDS encoding tripartite tricarboxylate transporter substrate-binding protein has translation MAAREGGRAMEAAARTPSGPRAGRGVSRRTLLTSAVAGGGALALLAAGLRSDDRGLRGLRLMVPNTAGSGYDITARTLAEVLAETGAAPDVQVFNLPGAGGTVALARLFNEAGNGLLGLMMGLGTVGAAYADGSGQARPWLAAATPVARLVEEPEVVVVSADSPYAELSELLESWAAAPATMRVGGSSTPAGPDQLMLMRLADAVGVPRGRVDYVNYDGGELLPAIRRSEVAFAISGVGETLAQVQAGELRALAVTSGRPLPHYPAPTLRQQGLDLVFTNWRGLLAPPGVDARRREALRAAVEVARGSARWRRALERNGWTDAFATGQEFADFLRDQGERVDATLRGSGGALLG, from the coding sequence ATGGCAGCACGGGAAGGGGGGCGGGCGATGGAGGCGGCGGCCCGGACGCCGAGCGGCCCCCGGGCCGGCCGTGGCGTGTCCCGGCGCACCCTGCTGACCTCGGCGGTGGCCGGCGGGGGCGCCCTGGCGCTGCTCGCCGCCGGGCTGCGCAGCGACGACCGGGGGTTGCGCGGGCTGCGCCTGATGGTGCCCAACACGGCCGGCAGCGGCTACGACATCACGGCCCGCACGCTCGCCGAGGTGCTGGCCGAGACCGGCGCCGCCCCGGACGTGCAGGTGTTCAACCTGCCCGGGGCGGGCGGCACCGTCGCGCTGGCCCGGCTGTTCAACGAGGCGGGGAACGGTCTGCTCGGCCTGATGATGGGCCTGGGCACAGTCGGCGCGGCCTACGCCGATGGCAGCGGCCAGGCCCGGCCGTGGCTGGCCGCTGCCACGCCCGTCGCCCGGCTGGTGGAGGAGCCGGAGGTCGTGGTGGTGAGCGCGGACTCGCCCTACGCCGAACTGTCGGAACTGCTGGAGTCGTGGGCCGCCGCGCCGGCCACCATGCGCGTCGGCGGCTCCTCCACGCCCGCCGGCCCGGACCAGCTGATGCTGATGCGGCTCGCCGACGCGGTCGGTGTCCCGCGGGGCCGCGTGGACTACGTGAACTACGACGGCGGCGAACTGCTCCCGGCGATCCGGCGCAGCGAGGTGGCGTTCGCCATCTCCGGTGTCGGGGAGACCCTGGCCCAGGTGCAGGCGGGCGAACTGCGCGCGCTGGCGGTCACCAGCGGCCGGCCGCTCCCGCACTATCCGGCGCCCACGCTGCGGCAGCAGGGGCTGGACCTAGTCTTCACCAACTGGCGCGGTCTGCTGGCGCCGCCCGGGGTGGACGCGCGGCGGCGGGAGGCCCTGCGGGCGGCGGTGGAGGTCGCGCGGGGGTCGGCGCGCTGGCGGCGGGCGTTGGAGCGCAACGGCTGGACGGACGCCTTCGCGACCGGCCAGGAGTTCGCGGACTTCCTCCGGGACCAGGGCGAGCGGGTGGACGCCACGCTGCGCGGTTCGGGCGGGGCCCTGCTCGGCTGA